The nucleotide sequence acttatacatttaatgtattagtcttaggccctgtttctttcaatttgggattattataatctagattattgagtcagattaatataagctagattgttataatctgtagtagaataagcggttagttgtttcttttctagattattagagcctagattattgggtttgcaagtctaaagagggagtggggtggcatggtgggtattttttcacccaataatctaaaaaaagctcacataaatgagcttatcagattataataagctaggctccagattataataagctactttaataagttgtctgtttctttcagcttactctcaataatctagattataataatcccaagctgaaagaaacagagcCTTACAGCTTGTATTAAGCTTATAGTAAGTTTATAGCTCACTGTTATCCTTCTATAAGGCTACCTAGCTACCTGCAACTGTTGTATGCTGTCTCCATCGCCCCATCGGTTACTATCTACTCCACTATATACGGTAATATCATGCCTGAGAGGAGATTTAATTAAAAGAAATATTAATTAGCTAGAGAAATATTAATTGGAGGGAATCAACGAATTGAATCGACACAACGCAATCGACTCGACTGCTCGAGTACGCAGATGGTGGAGGAACAAACCCAGATGCTTCCTTTAATTCCACTCCCAGCTGGTCAAATAAGCGATCCGTTCATCATATCGACCGTTGCCCGGCCTCTAAAATATCAATGTACTACTCCACTAGTAATTACAATTAATTCTCAAACGTACGTAGCTAGGTTGTTTCTCATTTTGGTATATATGTTCTACTCCTTACTTTTTCATCCTTTTATGCCTTTTTCACGATAAATTAACATTACTGTATGTATCACTCTTAcaagcaagcaaacaaaaaaaataaacaaatggTATAACcacattaattatttaattagttgTTTGTTTAATTCATGTGCACGAAAACACAATATCGATATaatgtataaataaataatcagAGGGAGCATGTAGCTTCTTCAATTCCTTCCTCACGTTGACCTGATAACAGTGTACGTAGACACATCGatcatattttaaattataattaaGTATAACGATAGATGCATTCTATAGATGCGACTTTTGAATTGACCGAACTACTACCACAGACAGAGTAATAGTAGCTACGAGCTGGGTGCATAAGGTGCAAAAAGGTCAAAATAGATCGATGCTCCTGATCCAGCGGAGCTACTAGTCATAATTCCATGCTCATTTGTTGTTTTTCATGACAAATTAACAAACAAACTTGCATGACCAGGTTGGATGTATGATTGATTGTTGTAGCGGCCGGGCTAAAACAAGGAACAGATGGCTTAAGTCAAACTTAAGAAATGGTCACTGTCAGATATGATATGGAACCAACCATTGCAAGAGGAGCTAGGTATACATGTAGCTGGTCAAATGCATATTTGTACAGAAGAAGTAGCTAGTGACTTTTGTTGTGTTTTATTCCGTGCTGGTCAGactgaagagaaaaaaaaattttgggcgCAGAGAAGACAAGCTTAGTATTAGCACCGCGCACGTAATAATGAATTGAATGCAGAGTTTGGTCAAAGAAAAGGTAAGTTCCTCCATCCACGTACGAATTGATGTTTGTTTGCTAGTCCTTGGTTTTTCTTGTCAGGCAGTAAATAGTGGATGAATTTGATAGGAATCATGAATGAATTAGAGGAAAGAAGAAGAGTAGTTTGGCGGGCGGAATTAGTACCGAAACGAAAGAAGGCCCAAATATTGAGTTGGGCCTTGGAAACATGAGAAGAGAAGAAGCAGCTGGGCCTCAGCGCGGGGCGAGCGAGACAGACGAGAGGTGGGCCTGCGGGCGCTGAAGCGAGTGGTCCCAAGCCCGTGAGTCGAGGTAGGCCTTGGATATCTTTCCGGCGACCCACGTCAtctccggcggtggcgaggcggaggcgcacCGCAGCCCCACATCCAGCAgcctctccgccaccgcctgcgGGAACGAGTCGCCCAGCCTCCTGTCCACCCAGCTCCTCACCCGCCCGttggcccgcgccgccgccgccgtctcaaCCACCGCCTCCCGGACCCGGTACGTGGTCGCCTGCTCTCCGGACAGcagctccagcagcagcagcccgaAGGCGCGCACGTCTGCCTCCCGCGACGGCTCCTCCTCATCTTCCAATTCCGCCAACTGCGCCGCGCCCATGTGCGTGAGCCGCGCGCGGAGGCCGGGGTCGGAGACGAgcacggtggaggaggagacgcggccgtgcacggcggcggcatggtGGTGGATGTAGTCGAGGCCTtgggcgacgtcggcggctaCCTGGACGCGGGAGAGCCAGGTGCGGAGGGCGGTGAAGCTGGGGTTGCGAGGGCTGCGGAGGCAGGCGCTCAGCGTGGCGGCGCCCGGGGGTAACTCGTAGGCGATGTACAGGTGGGCTCCCGCGACGCAGCCGCCCAGCAGGGGGGCGAGGCTGGTATGGTGGTacctggcggtggcggcg is from Oryza sativa Japonica Group chromosome 9, ASM3414082v1 and encodes:
- the LOC4347922 gene encoding chitin elicitor receptor kinase 1 is translated as MCKSRSDAVPVSSVASRSRRSSATTSSSSSSSRRPGPASSSISGSTASAASSSSSSLAAARASLPDPPVLYPFQEVAGATNNFLAKRAPASTYWPCTLRGRHAALFQLRRAPPPRDTVTGKLLAATARYHHTSLAPLLGGCVAGAHLYIAYELPPGAATLSACLRSPRNPSFTALRTWLSRVQVAADVAQGLDYIHHHAAAVHGRVSSSTVLVSDPGLRARLTHMGAAQLAELEDEEEPSREADVRAFGLLLLELLSGEQATTYRVREAVVETAAAARANGRVRSWVDRRLGDSFPQAVAERLLDVGLRCASASPPPEMTWVAGKISKAYLDSRAWDHSLQRPQAHLSSVSLAPR